From the Bacillota bacterium genome, one window contains:
- a CDS encoding amino acid permease: protein MQTRNAMLRELARTCLRTRPITRPPERGLRRVLGPWDLTFLGLGGIIGTGIFVLTGVAAARFAGPAVVVSFVISGIAATLTAFVYAELASMVPVAGSAYTYAYSALGELPAWIIGWDLILEYTVAASAVAIGWGSYLSSLLANLGMPLPHTLTAGPWEGGALNLPALTVVAVITALLTLGTRESATFNLVVVITKLAALALFIALGVGKVNPLNWVPFAPYGAAGVMRGAAIVFFAYIGFDAVSTAAEEVRRPARDLPIGIMASLGIATSLYLAVAAILTGILPYPHLDTASPVATALAAAGYRWASAAVSVGALAGLTSVLVVDIFAQSRIFFAMAGDGMLPPVFASLEPRRGTPTFSTYLTGGTVALMASLLPIGTVAELANIGTLAAFVLVSAGVIALRRLRPDLPRPFRVPWVPWFPAFAAVFCLYLMANLPALTWVRFGVWLTIGLTIYFTYSLRHSLVARRAAQAPTPAAPPVVPRPAPGMEIAEEPASSANQKPTM from the coding sequence GTGCAAACTAGGAACGCTATGCTGAGGGAACTCGCCCGCACCTGCCTTCGCACTCGACCCATAACGAGGCCCCCGGAGAGGGGGCTGCGGCGGGTACTGGGTCCCTGGGATCTCACCTTCCTGGGCCTGGGCGGGATCATCGGGACCGGGATCTTCGTGCTGACGGGGGTTGCCGCTGCCCGCTTCGCCGGTCCCGCGGTGGTCGTCTCCTTCGTGATATCCGGCATTGCCGCCACTCTCACGGCTTTCGTGTACGCGGAGCTGGCCTCCATGGTGCCGGTGGCTGGGAGCGCTTACACCTACGCCTACTCGGCCCTGGGGGAATTGCCCGCCTGGATCATCGGGTGGGACCTGATCCTGGAGTACACGGTGGCCGCCAGCGCAGTGGCCATCGGCTGGGGGTCCTACCTGTCGTCGCTGCTGGCCAACCTGGGGATGCCGTTGCCCCACACACTCACGGCCGGCCCCTGGGAAGGAGGAGCGCTTAACCTGCCTGCCCTGACCGTGGTGGCGGTCATCACCGCGTTGCTCACACTGGGCACGCGCGAAAGTGCCACTTTCAACCTGGTGGTGGTGATCACCAAGCTGGCCGCCCTCGCCCTGTTCATTGCCCTGGGCGTGGGCAAGGTGAACCCCCTCAACTGGGTTCCCTTCGCCCCCTATGGTGCCGCGGGGGTGATGCGCGGGGCAGCCATCGTGTTCTTCGCCTACATCGGCTTCGATGCCGTCTCCACCGCTGCCGAAGAAGTCCGCCGGCCCGCCCGCGACCTGCCCATCGGGATCATGGCCTCACTGGGCATCGCCACCAGCCTGTACCTGGCGGTGGCGGCCATCCTCACCGGTATCCTGCCCTACCCCCACCTGGACACAGCTTCCCCCGTGGCCACCGCGCTGGCCGCAGCCGGCTATCGCTGGGCCTCGGCGGCGGTGTCCGTGGGGGCCCTGGCCGGCCTCACCAGTGTCCTGGTGGTGGACATTTTCGCCCAGAGCCGCATCTTCTTCGCCATGGCCGGGGACGGCATGCTGCCGCCCGTCTTTGCCAGCCTCGAACCTCGCCGCGGCACCCCCACCTTCTCCACCTACCTCACGGGGGGAACCGTGGCCCTCATGGCTTCGTTACTCCCCATCGGAACGGTGGCGGAACTCGCCAACATAGGTACCCTGGCCGCTTTCGTGCTGGTGTCAGCGGGGGTAATCGCCCTCCGCCGCCTGCGCCCGGATCTCCCCCGCCCGTTCCGGGTGCCCTGGGTGCCCTGGTTCCCCGCTTTCGCGGCCGTGTTCTGCCTCTACCTGATGGCCAACCTCCCCGCCCTCACCTGGGTCCGCTTCGGCGTCTGGCTCACCATCGGCCTCACCATCTACTTCACCTACTCCCTCCGCCACAGCCTGGTGGCCCGCCGTGCGGCGCAGGCTCCCACCCCGGCAGCTCCCCCGGTGGTGCCACGCCCGGCCCCGGGCATGGAGATAGCCGAGGAACCGGCATCCAGTGCAAACCAGAAGCCGACGATGTAA
- a CDS encoding Clp1/GlmU family protein, producing the protein MNWAREWNWACAQVAASPGVVLLVGAPDTGKSTLAAWLVNACLGAGHRVAVVDADVGQSDVGPPGTVGLGYPPGPIERLDQVPVAAMAFVGATSPARSPAHHVVATASMVWRARREGAAVVVVDTTGTVSGRLGQVLKELKIAATRPEWVVALEREGELAPILRGLRGRTRPRVLRVPPSGRARERSREERRANRERLLARYLQQAAPLDIPLAGLGIVNSFWERDLYEEVPEQEFHHLWVGLADARGEVLAAGTVLEVSYAEDRVRVLTPWKDAAAVKVIILGSMRVAPDGREAGHTVAG; encoded by the coding sequence ATGAACTGGGCCCGGGAATGGAACTGGGCATGTGCCCAGGTGGCTGCTTCGCCCGGGGTGGTGCTTCTGGTGGGGGCACCCGACACCGGCAAGAGCACCCTGGCTGCCTGGTTGGTGAACGCCTGCCTGGGGGCGGGGCACCGGGTAGCGGTGGTGGACGCGGACGTAGGGCAATCCGACGTGGGGCCTCCCGGTACCGTGGGGCTGGGATACCCTCCGGGGCCCATCGAGCGTTTGGATCAGGTGCCGGTCGCCGCAATGGCGTTCGTGGGTGCCACCTCCCCCGCCCGCTCGCCGGCGCACCATGTTGTCGCCACGGCGTCCATGGTCTGGCGGGCCCGGCGGGAGGGAGCTGCCGTGGTGGTGGTGGATACCACGGGCACCGTCTCTGGGCGGTTGGGCCAGGTCCTTAAGGAACTCAAGATCGCAGCCACCCGGCCCGAGTGGGTGGTAGCCCTGGAACGGGAAGGCGAGCTGGCTCCCATCCTGCGCGGGTTGCGGGGCCGCACCCGACCCCGGGTGCTGCGCGTACCTCCCTCGGGGCGGGCACGGGAGCGTTCGCGCGAAGAACGCCGTGCCAACCGGGAGAGGCTGCTGGCCCGCTACTTGCAACAGGCGGCCCCGCTGGACATCCCCCTGGCGGGGCTGGGGATAGTGAACTCGTTCTGGGAGAGGGACTTGTACGAGGAAGTGCCGGAGCAGGAGTTCCATCACCTGTGGGTGGGGCTGGCTGATGCCCGCGGGGAGGTCCTGGCCGCAGGCACTGTTCTTGAGGTGTCGTACGCCGAGGACCGGGTGCGTGTGCTCACACCCTGGAAGGATGCTGCTGCGGTCAAGGTGATCATCCTGGGGTCCATGCGGGTGGCCCCCGACGGCCGCGAAGCCGGCCATACCGTGGCTGGCTAG